In Altererythrobacter rubellus, the following are encoded in one genomic region:
- a CDS encoding crotonase/enoyl-CoA hydratase family protein, protein MDSGISQAIPLSGDEELLVESVKHAAIPDGLFELNELDVLYDDRTAALWTFMNPEGRPSFTPPMLHDFERWQELIPTGFGEGKVPLRYLILGSRAQDVFCFGGDLALFEQLIRNRDREGLVQYGHRCCAILDRNIKNLDIPMLTIGLVQGAALGGGFEALLSFDFIVAERTATFGLPEIMFGLFPGMGAHALLYRKLGSARAEQFILSNETYTAEQMFELGLVHELAEPGDGINACKQFIKNSERRHAGLVGSRKAMKHAWNLKLGELNKITEMWADTALELREQDLKVMNRLVAAQGRLAERIAAA, encoded by the coding sequence ATGGATAGTGGTATTTCGCAAGCTATACCTTTGTCAGGTGACGAAGAACTGCTGGTTGAGAGCGTGAAGCACGCGGCCATTCCGGACGGCTTGTTTGAACTGAACGAGCTCGACGTTCTTTACGACGATCGCACTGCTGCGCTCTGGACGTTTATGAACCCCGAAGGGCGACCGAGCTTTACTCCGCCGATGCTGCACGATTTTGAGCGTTGGCAGGAATTGATCCCGACCGGATTTGGTGAAGGCAAGGTTCCGCTGCGCTATCTGATATTGGGCAGCCGTGCGCAGGACGTATTCTGCTTTGGCGGGGATTTGGCGCTATTCGAACAACTTATCCGCAATCGTGATCGCGAAGGGCTGGTCCAATATGGTCACAGGTGCTGCGCTATCCTGGATCGCAATATCAAGAACCTTGATATTCCGATGCTCACAATCGGTCTGGTGCAAGGTGCTGCTTTGGGCGGTGGCTTTGAAGCGCTTCTGTCGTTCGACTTCATTGTCGCTGAGCGTACGGCCACATTCGGCTTGCCGGAAATCATGTTCGGTCTGTTCCCGGGTATGGGCGCGCACGCACTGCTCTATCGAAAGTTGGGCAGCGCGCGGGCCGAACAGTTCATCCTTTCGAACGAAACCTATACTGCAGAGCAGATGTTCGAGCTTGGCCTTGTTCACGAGCTCGCCGAGCCTGGCGACGGGATCAACGCCTGCAAGCAATTCATCAAGAATTCCGAGCGTCGCCACGCCGGGCTGGTTGGTTCGCGTAAAGCCATGAAGCATGCGTGGAACCTGAAACTTGGTGAGTTGAACAAGATCACGGAGATGTGGGCAGACACCGCGTTGGAACTTCGTGAGCAGGACTTGAAAGTGATGAATCGACTGGTTGCTGCGCAAGGCCGCCTGGCGGAACGGATCGCTGCCGCCTAG
- a CDS encoding pyridoxal-dependent decarboxylase, exosortase A system-associated, giving the protein MKPKPTGPIPSGYSAIDGELAIGGRAASELVDLAGRTPCFVYSREYLDQRVSMLRSAMPERLGINYAVKANPFALVIEHMAGLVDGFDIASAGELEMVKAAGIDPARVSFAGPGKRDEELEASISAGVTLNCESEGEARRAMAIGERLGKAPCIAIRVNPDFELKGSGMKMGGGAKPFGVDAERVPALAREVISAGAEWRGLHIFTGSQALSAEAIIEAQGNVLECANRLSDEIGAPLPKLNMGGGFGIPYFSGDAPLDISVIGGALGERFDALPDSLSETDLCIELGRYLVGEAGVYLTRIIDRKGSHGVIYLITDGGLHHQLAASGNFGTVVRRNYPVAIATRFGASPEEEASVVGCLCTPLDRLADNAYLPRAQVGDLVAVFCAGAYGASASPANFLGHGPAAEILV; this is encoded by the coding sequence ATGAAACCCAAACCAACGGGACCGATTCCTTCGGGCTACTCTGCGATTGATGGAGAGTTGGCGATTGGGGGGAGGGCAGCGAGCGAGCTGGTAGATCTTGCCGGGCGCACACCCTGTTTTGTCTACTCCAGGGAATATCTCGATCAGCGCGTTTCTATGCTGCGCTCGGCAATGCCCGAACGTTTGGGCATCAATTATGCGGTGAAGGCCAACCCGTTTGCGCTAGTTATCGAACATATGGCGGGGCTAGTCGACGGATTCGATATCGCGTCTGCTGGCGAGCTTGAGATGGTCAAGGCTGCCGGTATCGATCCCGCGCGGGTGAGTTTCGCCGGGCCCGGCAAGCGCGATGAGGAACTGGAAGCGTCCATTTCTGCCGGCGTAACGCTCAATTGCGAAAGCGAAGGTGAAGCGCGGCGTGCGATGGCGATCGGCGAGCGACTTGGAAAGGCACCGTGCATCGCAATCCGGGTCAATCCCGATTTCGAGCTAAAAGGCTCGGGCATGAAAATGGGGGGAGGCGCCAAGCCATTCGGCGTCGATGCCGAACGTGTGCCGGCTCTGGCGCGAGAAGTGATTTCCGCTGGTGCTGAATGGCGCGGGCTTCACATCTTTACAGGAAGTCAGGCTCTAAGCGCGGAGGCGATCATTGAAGCGCAAGGCAATGTGCTGGAATGCGCGAACCGGCTCTCGGATGAGATCGGCGCGCCACTGCCGAAGCTCAATATGGGCGGCGGCTTTGGCATTCCGTACTTCTCTGGCGATGCGCCGCTCGATATTTCTGTGATTGGCGGGGCTTTGGGCGAACGCTTCGATGCACTGCCAGACAGCCTATCCGAAACCGATCTTTGCATCGAGTTGGGGCGCTATCTCGTTGGCGAAGCGGGCGTCTATCTAACCCGCATCATTGATCGCAAGGGTAGCCACGGAGTGATTTATCTGATCACTGACGGGGGCCTGCATCACCAATTGGCCGCGTCCGGAAATTTCGGGACTGTGGTTCGGCGAAACTATCCTGTTGCGATAGCCACGCGTTTTGGTGCTTCACCGGAAGAAGAGGCCAGTGTGGTGGGATGCCTTTGCACGCCGCTCGATCGATTGGCCGACAATGCGTATTTGCCACGGGCGCAGGTCGGTGATCTGGTCGCTGTGTTCTGCGCCGGTGCGTACGGTGCTAGCGCGTCTCCAGCCAATTTTCTCGGGCACGGTCCAGCGGCGGAAATACTAGTCTAA
- a CDS encoding SDR family NAD(P)-dependent oxidoreductase has product MSDVGQQWPRTAAVFGASGGIGAALVRKLADRGVGTIYAGSRNGSAPEATGLIPFSFDLTDEASIACAAESMRANSPELVIVATGVLTLADGTGPERTYKRLDSAAMGEVFALNTIGPAMIAKYMLPLLRRNRRAVFAALSARVGSISENGLGGWHSYRASKAALNMLLKNFAIELGRTHDQAVVVGLHPGTVDSALSQPFQSGLPAGQLTDPTEAAANLLGVLNGLGPDQSGKFFDWKGEEIPA; this is encoded by the coding sequence ATGAGTGATGTAGGACAGCAATGGCCGCGCACAGCGGCAGTTTTCGGGGCTTCAGGCGGTATTGGCGCAGCGCTGGTCCGGAAGCTGGCCGATCGCGGCGTGGGAACAATCTACGCAGGCTCTCGCAACGGAAGTGCGCCGGAGGCAACTGGCTTGATCCCATTTAGTTTTGATCTGACCGATGAAGCGAGCATTGCCTGTGCCGCTGAGTCGATGCGCGCAAATTCCCCGGAACTTGTGATAGTGGCGACCGGTGTGCTGACTTTGGCGGATGGAACCGGGCCGGAGCGGACCTACAAGCGGTTGGATAGCGCGGCGATGGGCGAAGTGTTTGCGCTCAACACCATCGGACCGGCGATGATCGCCAAGTATATGCTTCCTTTGCTGCGGCGCAATCGCCGAGCTGTGTTTGCAGCGCTATCAGCACGCGTGGGGTCGATATCCGAGAATGGGCTGGGCGGGTGGCATAGCTATCGCGCGAGCAAGGCCGCGCTCAATATGCTGCTGAAGAATTTTGCCATCGAGCTTGGCCGCACACACGATCAGGCTGTTGTGGTGGGCTTGCATCCCGGTACGGTTGATTCCGCGCTGTCACAGCCGTTTCAGTCGGGTTTGCCAGCCGGGCAATTGACTGACCCGACGGAAGCGGCCGCGAACTTGCTCGGCGTGCTGAACGGGCTAGGGCCGGATCAATCCGGCAAGTTCTTCGACTGGAAAGGTGAGGAGATTCCGGCTTGA
- a CDS encoding succinate dehydrogenase iron-sulfur subunit has product MATFTLPKNSKITGKGKAHKADGGSRIKKFTIYRYDPDSGENPRYDTFELDLDNCGPMVLDALFKIKNETDPTLTFRRSCREGICGSCSMNMNGKNGLACTTAIEDLPGEIRITPLPHMEVIKDLVPDFTHFYAQYASIRPWLQTVSPTPSGKERLQSPEQREKLDGLYECILCACCSTSCPSYWWNSDKFLGPAILLQAYRWLADSRDEMTGERLDQLEDPFRLYRCHTIMNCANVCPKGLSPAKAIAETKKMMAERAI; this is encoded by the coding sequence ATGGCTACCTTCACGCTCCCCAAGAACTCCAAGATCACCGGCAAGGGCAAGGCCCACAAGGCCGATGGCGGTTCGCGGATCAAGAAGTTCACGATATACCGCTACGATCCCGATAGCGGAGAAAATCCGCGTTACGACACGTTCGAGCTGGACCTCGACAATTGCGGCCCGATGGTTCTGGACGCACTGTTCAAGATCAAGAACGAAACCGATCCGACGCTCACCTTCCGCCGCAGCTGCCGCGAGGGGATTTGCGGTTCATGCTCGATGAACATGAATGGCAAGAACGGCCTTGCCTGCACCACCGCAATCGAAGACCTGCCGGGCGAAATCCGCATCACTCCGCTGCCGCATATGGAAGTGATCAAGGATCTGGTGCCGGACTTCACGCATTTCTATGCGCAATACGCCAGCATCCGCCCCTGGCTGCAAACCGTATCACCTACGCCAAGCGGCAAGGAACGGCTGCAATCGCCCGAACAGCGTGAAAAGCTGGATGGCCTTTACGAGTGCATTCTGTGCGCCTGTTGTTCGACTTCTTGCCCGTCCTATTGGTGGAATTCGGACAAGTTTTTGGGCCCGGCCATCCTGCTGCAAGCCTATCGCTGGCTGGCGGACAGCCGTGACGAGATGACTGGCGAGCGGCTCGACCAGCTGGAAGACCCCTTCCGCCTCTATCGCTGCCACACGATCATGAACTGCGCGAATGTGTGCCCCAAAGGGCTTTCGCCGGCAAAGGCTATCGCTGAAACCAAGAAGATGATGGCAGAGCGCGCGATCTGA
- a CDS encoding PaaI family thioesterase, which produces MPSKDVFEHGPDPEHPGWHHWNLKDDTLFNGAVMGKLITRKEGDKCRLRMFPERKHENLQGIIHGAVTLGLIDISMFTTMHGVGSGNAGPSVTLELSTHFIGGGDPARPLDAVTEIMRETGKLVFVRGEVVQDDDCVAAYSGIVRKFAPRG; this is translated from the coding sequence ATGCCGAGCAAGGATGTATTCGAACATGGGCCCGATCCTGAACATCCGGGCTGGCATCACTGGAATCTGAAAGACGATACACTATTCAACGGCGCGGTGATGGGCAAGCTTATTACCCGCAAGGAAGGCGACAAGTGCCGCCTGCGCATGTTTCCAGAGCGCAAACATGAAAACCTGCAAGGGATCATCCATGGCGCGGTAACACTTGGCCTGATCGATATTTCCATGTTCACCACCATGCATGGTGTCGGCAGCGGCAATGCCGGGCCATCTGTGACGCTGGAGCTATCAACACATTTCATCGGCGGAGGTGACCCTGCGCGCCCGCTTGACGCAGTGACAGAGATCATGCGCGAGACTGGCAAGCTGGTTTTCGTGCGCGGCGAAGTGGTGCAAGATGACGATTGCGTAGCTGCTTATAGCGGCATAGTGCGCAAATTCGCGCCGCGCGGGTAA
- a CDS encoding acyl carrier protein → MTGESKTDGHANKRGLPPNRSAIDRDLKAILVDVLGLEPDEVDEFDNETGLFGHLPELDSMAVAGLFTEIEDRFDMLIEDDDVDAEMLETFGGLLAFVEMKLIEG, encoded by the coding sequence GTGACGGGTGAAAGCAAGACTGACGGACATGCCAACAAGCGTGGCCTTCCGCCAAACCGTTCGGCGATTGATCGCGATCTAAAAGCCATTCTGGTCGATGTGCTTGGCCTTGAGCCGGACGAGGTCGATGAATTCGACAATGAAACGGGCCTGTTCGGTCACTTGCCTGAACTGGATTCCATGGCAGTTGCCGGCCTTTTTACCGAAATCGAAGACCGCTTCGACATGCTGATCGAAGATGATGATGTTGATGCAGAGATGCTCGAAACCTTCGGCGGGTTGCTGGCATTTGTCGAAATGAAGCTGATCGAGGGCTGA
- the zapE gene encoding cell division protein ZapE, with the protein MSGILARYYALIEAGELKADPDQRAAVTRLARLQTDLEAVPKRGSVLWRALTRKPDSIEGVYMWGGVGRGKSMLMDLFIETLAIDRKRRVHFHAFMQEVHALLREVRKGKTGDPIPLVARQLAEGIRCLAFDEMVVNNSADAMIMSRLFRALIEDEGVTVVTTSNRPPHDLYKDGLNREHFLPFIDLIWERLEVMSLNGPTDYRLDRLGGIDCWHTPLGDAATAQVREVFFRLTDYKPEDAEHVPSAELDVGGGRMLHVPKSLKGVGVFSFKKLCGEARGVPDYLAIARVYHSVIIVGIPQMGKDMRNEAARFVTLIDALYEHRVKLFATAAAQPDDLYIEGDGAFEFERTASRLMEMGSDEYMALGHGEQETVRD; encoded by the coding sequence GTGAGCGGCATCCTCGCCCGCTATTATGCGCTGATTGAGGCTGGAGAACTCAAAGCCGATCCGGACCAACGTGCTGCAGTAACGCGGCTTGCAAGGCTTCAAACCGATTTGGAGGCCGTGCCGAAACGCGGTTCAGTGCTGTGGCGCGCGCTCACTCGAAAACCGGATTCGATCGAAGGCGTTTACATGTGGGGCGGCGTGGGCCGCGGCAAGTCCATGCTGATGGACCTGTTTATCGAAACCTTAGCAATTGATCGCAAACGCCGGGTCCATTTTCATGCGTTCATGCAGGAAGTTCACGCGCTTCTGCGCGAGGTTCGTAAAGGAAAGACAGGGGACCCCATTCCGCTGGTTGCCAGACAGCTGGCTGAGGGGATCCGCTGCCTGGCCTTTGACGAGATGGTCGTGAACAATTCAGCTGATGCGATGATCATGAGCCGGTTGTTTCGCGCACTGATCGAAGATGAAGGGGTAACCGTGGTCACTACCAGCAACCGACCGCCGCATGATCTCTATAAGGATGGGCTCAACCGCGAGCATTTTTTGCCGTTTATCGACCTGATCTGGGAACGGCTCGAAGTGATGTCATTGAACGGCCCGACTGACTATCGCCTGGATCGATTGGGTGGGATCGACTGCTGGCATACGCCACTTGGCGACGCGGCCACCGCGCAGGTTCGCGAAGTCTTCTTTCGCCTGACCGACTACAAGCCTGAAGACGCAGAGCACGTTCCCTCAGCCGAGCTGGATGTGGGTGGCGGACGTATGCTGCATGTACCCAAGAGCCTTAAGGGCGTTGGCGTTTTCAGTTTCAAGAAATTGTGCGGCGAAGCGCGTGGTGTACCAGACTATCTCGCGATCGCCCGGGTCTATCATTCGGTGATAATTGTGGGCATCCCGCAGATGGGCAAGGACATGCGCAATGAGGCGGCACGCTTTGTCACGCTGATCGATGCGCTCTACGAACATCGGGTAAAGCTGTTTGCAACCGCTGCGGCGCAGCCGGACGATCTATATATCGAAGGTGATGGAGCGTTCGAATTCGAACGTACGGCCAGTCGCTTGATGGAAATGGGCAGCGACGAATACATGGCACTCGGCCACGGAGAACAGGAAACAGTTAGAGACTAG
- a CDS encoding class I SAM-dependent methyltransferase: protein MGLQTWYDAHLMPKLVTFACGQGQVMKRRSQLVPLATGDVFELGCGGGLNQEFYQTSQISSFSGIDPHAGLLDDARARASARGWDNTIREGVGENIPFRDASFDTVVCTFTLCSVDDPDQVMSEMRRILRPGGRLLFLEHGRTPDVDVARWQDRIEPVWKKIAGGCHLTRPIGAALRGAGFDVEPMGQGYLPKAPRFAGWNEWGIARKAGL from the coding sequence ATGGGATTGCAAACTTGGTACGATGCACATCTGATGCCGAAACTTGTCACATTTGCGTGCGGGCAGGGGCAAGTGATGAAGCGACGTTCACAACTCGTACCGCTTGCGACGGGCGATGTATTTGAGCTCGGTTGCGGCGGCGGGCTCAATCAGGAATTCTATCAAACCAGTCAAATATCGAGCTTTTCGGGCATCGATCCGCACGCGGGATTGCTCGACGATGCGCGCGCTCGTGCGAGTGCGCGTGGATGGGACAATACGATCCGTGAAGGCGTGGGCGAGAACATCCCGTTTCGTGACGCGAGTTTTGACACAGTTGTGTGCACCTTTACGCTCTGCTCGGTCGACGATCCGGATCAGGTCATGTCGGAGATGCGGCGTATCTTGCGCCCTGGAGGCAGGCTGCTGTTTCTAGAGCACGGGCGCACGCCGGACGTTGATGTGGCGCGATGGCAGGACAGGATCGAGCCGGTCTGGAAGAAGATTGCCGGTGGTTGCCACCTCACGCGCCCAATTGGTGCGGCGTTGCGCGGCGCTGGTTTCGATGTCGAGCCTATGGGTCAGGGCTATCTGCCCAAGGCGCCGCGTTTTGCGGGATGGAACGAATGGGGCATTGCCCGCAAGGCCGGGCTTTAG
- a CDS encoding acyl-CoA ligase (AMP-forming), exosortase A system-associated, giving the protein MTAEPDPTPFPLDHLAERGADADVALILKQEKLSFADLRDRVRRLAAWLAHQAPEKGARIATWATKGELTCLMPLAAARAGLVHVPINPLLKHAQAAHILSDSGATILIGTQARLKSLEAGDVPQHCRLIEENDALDSAAELSEHMPPSNADPDDLTAILYTSGSTGRPKGVMLSHANLWLGAASVAHYLGMASDDVTLAVLPLSFDYGQNQLLSTWYAGGAVAPLDYLFPKDVMKACAKHQVTTLAAVPPLWVQLTELDWSEQAVAPMLRLTNSGGALTTDIVRDLRGIFPEARLFPMYGLTEAFRSTFLDPDLVDSHPTSMGTAIPFAEILVINDAGELAAPREEGELVHCGPLVAQGYWQDVERTAERFKPSPKMSNYGGIAVWSGDRVKRDAQGLLYFVGRWDAMIKSQGNRISPQEVEEAAFATGLVAEAVALGIADERLGQAVHLVVRAEPGAVDADKQLPKLLAKEMPNFMQPQVIHWRTAMPLNPNGKIDRSALQRELSV; this is encoded by the coding sequence ATGACTGCTGAACCCGATCCCACCCCTTTTCCGTTGGACCATTTGGCTGAGCGCGGCGCAGATGCCGATGTTGCGCTGATCCTGAAGCAGGAAAAACTGAGCTTTGCTGATCTGCGCGACAGGGTGCGGCGATTGGCCGCATGGCTTGCGCATCAGGCTCCGGAAAAGGGTGCTCGCATTGCAACTTGGGCAACCAAGGGCGAGCTGACTTGTCTGATGCCGCTGGCTGCCGCGCGCGCAGGGTTGGTCCATGTGCCGATCAACCCGCTTCTGAAACATGCGCAGGCCGCGCACATCCTGAGCGATAGCGGCGCAACGATACTGATCGGGACGCAGGCGCGTTTGAAGTCGCTCGAAGCGGGCGATGTGCCGCAACACTGTCGTCTGATCGAGGAGAATGACGCGCTTGATTCCGCTGCCGAGCTCAGTGAGCATATGCCGCCTTCCAATGCGGATCCGGATGACTTGACCGCCATTCTATACACGAGCGGTTCGACCGGCAGGCCCAAAGGCGTGATGTTGAGCCATGCCAATCTGTGGCTCGGCGCGGCCAGCGTCGCACATTACCTTGGTATGGCGTCTGATGACGTCACACTCGCTGTGCTCCCGCTGTCTTTCGATTACGGGCAAAACCAGCTCTTGAGCACTTGGTATGCGGGGGGAGCAGTTGCACCGCTTGATTACCTGTTCCCGAAAGATGTCATGAAGGCCTGCGCGAAGCATCAGGTGACAACGCTGGCGGCGGTTCCTCCCTTGTGGGTGCAATTGACCGAGCTTGATTGGAGTGAACAGGCCGTCGCGCCTATGCTCCGCTTGACCAATAGCGGAGGTGCGTTGACGACAGATATTGTCCGTGATTTGCGCGGAATATTCCCTGAAGCGCGGCTGTTTCCGATGTACGGGCTAACCGAAGCGTTCCGCTCAACGTTTCTTGATCCTGATCTCGTGGATTCGCACCCGACCTCGATGGGGACCGCGATCCCCTTTGCAGAAATTCTCGTCATTAATGATGCTGGCGAGCTTGCTGCGCCTCGCGAGGAAGGCGAACTCGTCCACTGCGGGCCACTCGTCGCGCAAGGATATTGGCAGGATGTCGAACGCACCGCCGAGCGCTTCAAGCCCTCACCAAAGATGTCGAACTATGGCGGCATCGCGGTTTGGTCTGGAGACCGGGTTAAACGCGATGCGCAGGGCTTGCTCTATTTTGTCGGCCGGTGGGACGCGATGATAAAGAGCCAAGGCAACCGCATCAGCCCACAGGAAGTGGAAGAAGCTGCGTTTGCCACAGGTCTGGTCGCAGAAGCGGTCGCTTTGGGAATTGCGGATGAACGGCTAGGGCAGGCGGTGCATTTGGTCGTTCGTGCTGAGCCGGGGGCGGTCGATGCCGACAAACAATTGCCCAAACTGCTCGCAAAGGAGATGCCCAATTTCATGCAGCCGCAAGTCATCCATTGGCGCACAGCGATGCCGCTGAATCCCAATGGCAAGATCGACCGCTCCGCCTTGCAGCGGGAGCTTTCGGTATGA
- a CDS encoding D-alanine--D-alanine ligase family protein, translating to MSFPHEPLTIDAATKRDCRIMFIAKNALWDGSGSAEDGNHASYHVEMREVLTRLGLNLRVENGFEVLFENPEVDFVFPLLNRGGFFNSEMLCPLLCERAGIPYLGASPILRGLSDDKHLAKRSVVEAGVPTAPWAIYRRGAPINPSLCPAGERFVVKPNNSSASWGVNDATDWASVITAIDSVHALGHDALVEPFIQGSDVEVPVITINGEPVIMPMMIFRQADPSHLRTYQEKRDLVDRSQKYSLDPFENADMIAQITDLTQKAMQEYRPFDYGRWEFRVNEGTGEVTFLELNLNCNLWSQKVFGRSAELAGWTQEQLIETILAESLRRHGLMA from the coding sequence ATGTCATTCCCCCATGAGCCTCTGACAATCGACGCCGCGACAAAGCGCGATTGCCGAATCATGTTCATTGCCAAGAACGCGCTGTGGGATGGATCTGGCAGTGCAGAAGATGGCAATCATGCGAGCTATCACGTTGAAATGCGTGAAGTTTTAACGAGACTTGGCTTGAACCTGCGAGTCGAAAACGGCTTCGAAGTGCTGTTTGAAAATCCCGAAGTGGATTTCGTTTTCCCGCTTCTGAACCGCGGCGGTTTTTTTAATTCGGAAATGTTGTGCCCGTTGCTGTGTGAGCGTGCCGGCATCCCATATCTGGGCGCGAGCCCGATTCTGCGCGGTCTTTCCGACGACAAGCACTTGGCCAAACGTTCAGTCGTCGAAGCGGGTGTGCCCACTGCACCCTGGGCTATCTATCGCCGCGGCGCGCCAATCAATCCGTCGCTATGCCCGGCGGGAGAGCGCTTTGTGGTCAAACCCAACAACTCCTCTGCCAGCTGGGGCGTGAATGACGCAACCGATTGGGCCAGCGTCATAACTGCGATCGATAGCGTGCACGCGCTAGGCCACGATGCGCTGGTCGAGCCATTCATCCAAGGCAGCGACGTCGAAGTGCCCGTTATCACCATCAATGGCGAGCCTGTTATCATGCCGATGATGATCTTCCGCCAGGCAGACCCATCGCATCTGCGCACCTATCAGGAAAAGCGCGATCTTGTGGACCGCAGCCAGAAATATTCCCTCGATCCGTTCGAAAATGCGGACATGATCGCCCAGATCACTGACCTGACGCAGAAGGCGATGCAGGAATACCGCCCGTTCGATTACGGACGCTGGGAATTCCGCGTGAATGAGGGCACCGGAGAAGTGACCTTCCTTGAACTCAACCTCAACTGCAACCTCTGGTCACAGAAAGTGTTCGGCCGCTCGGCAGAACTCGCTGGCTGGACGCAGGAGCAGCTGATCGAGACGATCCTGGCGGAGAGTTTGAGGCGACACGGGCTGATGGCCTAG